A single Bacteroidales bacterium DNA region contains:
- a CDS encoding universal stress protein: protein MEQEKYLIMVTWDFTEKNVYAIEHAVQMSSMIKGEIAVVHIVKKEDEIPEAKKRMAEEVKKRFPDPAINFSFVVRSGSIFHTIGELATELNALVVVMGTHGIVGMQKFLGSWALKVIASSKAPFIVVQESPRAEGMKNIVLPINYKRETKECVTWTHFFARKFGSHFHLFRAKYQDSNFRKGLDSNMFFITKYFANKSIHYESQVSVGEDNFGKETIQYAKKVDADAIMLMTTRDIGFTDYVMGAQEQYIIANSERIPVICINPRPAKIGGGFSASGG, encoded by the coding sequence ATGGAACAAGAAAAATATTTAATAATGGTTACATGGGATTTCACTGAAAAGAACGTGTACGCCATTGAACATGCTGTTCAGATGTCATCAATGATTAAAGGTGAAATTGCTGTTGTTCATATAGTCAAAAAAGAAGATGAGATTCCCGAGGCCAAAAAAAGAATGGCCGAGGAAGTAAAAAAACGTTTCCCTGATCCGGCAATTAACTTTTCATTTGTCGTGCGCAGCGGTTCCATATTTCATACAATCGGTGAGCTGGCAACTGAATTGAATGCCCTTGTGGTAGTAATGGGAACACACGGTATCGTTGGTATGCAGAAATTTCTTGGTAGCTGGGCCCTGAAGGTTATTGCAAGTTCAAAGGCTCCCTTTATTGTTGTTCAGGAATCACCCCGGGCCGAAGGCATGAAAAACATAGTACTTCCTATTAATTATAAGCGTGAAACAAAAGAATGTGTCACATGGACTCACTTCTTTGCGCGTAAATTCGGGTCGCATTTTCACCTTTTCAGGGCAAAATACCAGGATAGTAACTTTAGAAAAGGATTGGATTCAAATATGTTCTTTATAACGAAATATTTCGCCAATAAGTCAATTCACTATGAATCGCAGGTTTCAGTCGGCGAAGATAACTTCGGAAAGGAAACTATTCAGTATGCTAAAAAAGTGGATGCCGACGCGATTATGCTTATGACAACTAGAGATATCGGTTTTACAGATTACGTAATGGGCGCTCAGGAACAGTACATTATTGCCAACAGTGAACGTATACCGGTTATCTGCATTAATCCGCGACCTGCTAAAATAGGTGGCGGTTTCAGCGCCAGTGGAGGTTGA
- a CDS encoding DNA-3-methyladenine glycosylase gives MRLGRSFYEQDVLIVAPDLIGKVLVLRHEGITAFYTITEVEAYRGTEDQASHARFGRTARNSVMFRNGGLIYMYLIYGMYWMINIVTAPEGVPQAVLIRGLSGISGPGKVTKTLGLDKSFYGEDLVTSDRIWIEDSGQKPQYICKPRFGINYAGEPWISNPWRYIMVQPPQIS, from the coding sequence ATGAGGCTGGGCAGAAGCTTTTATGAACAAGATGTGCTCATAGTTGCTCCTGACCTTATAGGAAAAGTGCTCGTCCTCCGACACGAGGGAATTACAGCTTTTTATACAATAACTGAAGTCGAGGCCTACAGGGGAACCGAAGATCAGGCCTCACATGCACGATTCGGCAGAACTGCCCGTAATTCGGTTATGTTCCGAAACGGAGGTCTGATTTATATGTATTTGATTTATGGAATGTACTGGATGATCAATATTGTTACAGCGCCAGAAGGAGTACCCCAGGCCGTACTCATCAGGGGACTTTCAGGCATAAGCGGTCCGGGAAAAGTAACAAAAACTCTGGGCCTTGATAAATCGTTTTATGGTGAGGACCTGGTTACATCGGATAGGATTTGGATTGAAGATTCGGGTCAAAAACCTCAATATATCTGCAAACCGCGTTTCGGTATAAACTATGCCGGCGAACCATGGATTAGCAATCCATGGCGATACATTATGGTTCAACCACCTCAAATTTCCTGA
- a CDS encoding DUF3098 domain-containing protein encodes MQKKTEIKQPDSAFALPKENYIYLVIGFAIIIIGFLLMIGGKSDDPKIFNKDEIFSFRRITLAPLIVLVGFIFEIWAIMRRPKNQNEA; translated from the coding sequence ATGCAAAAAAAGACTGAAATTAAACAACCGGATTCCGCTTTTGCCCTTCCAAAAGAAAATTACATTTACCTGGTTATCGGTTTTGCCATTATTATTATCGGCTTTCTTCTGATGATCGGTGGTAAATCAGATGATCCGAAAATTTTCAATAAAGATGAGATCTTCAGCTTCAGGCGGATCACTCTTGCTCCCCTGATTGTGCTGGTTGGTTTTATTTTTGAAATCTGGGCCATTATGAGAAGACCAAAAAATCAGAACGAAGCCTAG
- the rdgB gene encoding RdgB/HAM1 family non-canonical purine NTP pyrophosphatase, which translates to MDQKKTQLVFASNNKHKFNEIAGMLDDRFSLLSLADIGCFTEIPETQNTIEGNAIQKAQFILDNYNTPCFADDTGLEIEALHGEPGVFSSRYAGEKCDFEDNMNLVLAKLGQETYRNARFRTVIALAEKSGTITFEGIVEGTIMFFRKGTGGFGYDPIFKPDGLDKTFAEMTMEEKNAISHRAIALKAFTDYLKSR; encoded by the coding sequence ATGGATCAAAAAAAAACGCAACTGGTTTTTGCAAGCAATAACAAACATAAATTTAACGAGATAGCCGGTATGCTTGACGATCGTTTTTCATTATTGTCACTGGCAGACATCGGTTGTTTTACAGAAATACCTGAAACGCAAAACACGATCGAAGGAAATGCGATTCAGAAAGCGCAGTTTATCCTTGATAATTATAATACGCCTTGTTTTGCTGATGATACAGGACTCGAAATTGAAGCATTGCACGGAGAACCGGGAGTGTTTTCTTCCCGTTATGCCGGTGAAAAATGCGATTTTGAAGACAACATGAATCTTGTACTTGCAAAATTGGGCCAGGAAACATACCGGAATGCGCGTTTCAGGACCGTGATCGCACTTGCTGAAAAATCAGGAACTATCACTTTTGAAGGAATCGTTGAAGGAACCATAATGTTCTTCAGAAAAGGAACCGGAGGTTTCGGCTATGATCCTATATTTAAACCGGATGGACTTGACAAAACTTTTGCCGAGATGACAATGGAAGAAAAAAATGCTATTTCCCACCGGGCAATTGCACTAAAAGCGTTTACCGATTATCTAAAATCACGGTAG
- a CDS encoding permease-like cell division protein FtsX: MDAKNNTIRRRLTASYFTSVVSITLVLCMLGIGGILILNARKLSNYVKENIGISVYLTDEAREVDIFNLQKTLDAKNYVKETRYITKEKAAGDFKKQLGEDFVDFLGYNPLPSSIDVKLHAAYANPDSFNVIEKEIRKYQQVADVSYQKDLIYIINQNINRIGMAILVFSILLFIISITLINNTIRLTVYARRFIIRTMQLVGAHPSLIRRPFILRGITQGFIAAVFSIIVLLVVLYIAEKQLGDLFSFQDLNILGTVFGSILILGILIAWISSLLSVNKYLKMKTDNLYT, translated from the coding sequence ATGGATGCTAAAAACAATACAATACGCCGTCGTCTGACGGCTTCCTATTTTACATCAGTTGTAAGTATAACCCTTGTACTTTGCATGCTGGGTATAGGAGGTATCCTAATTCTGAACGCACGGAAATTGTCAAACTATGTTAAGGAGAATATCGGCATTTCGGTATATCTGACTGATGAGGCACGAGAAGTTGATATATTCAACCTTCAGAAAACTCTTGACGCAAAGAATTATGTTAAGGAAACACGTTATATTACAAAAGAAAAAGCGGCCGGAGATTTTAAGAAACAATTAGGCGAGGACTTTGTTGATTTTTTGGGATACAATCCTTTACCATCTTCAATTGATGTAAAACTTCATGCGGCCTATGCCAATCCCGACAGCTTTAACGTAATAGAAAAAGAAATCAGGAAGTACCAGCAGGTTGCCGATGTGTCCTATCAGAAGGATCTTATCTACATCATCAATCAGAATATAAACAGGATCGGGATGGCAATTCTGGTTTTCAGTATCTTACTGTTTATCATTTCAATTACTCTTATCAACAACACGATTCGTTTAACTGTGTATGCCAGGCGGTTTATAATCCGAACTATGCAATTGGTTGGCGCCCATCCATCTCTTATAAGGCGACCTTTTATTTTACGAGGAATAACCCAGGGATTTATTGCTGCCGTTTTTTCCATTATTGTCCTGCTTGTTGTTTTGTATATTGCAGAAAAACAGCTTGGAGACCTGTTCAGTTTTCAGGATTTGAATATTCTGGGTACAGTTTTTGGCTCGATATTGATTCTTGGCATTCTGATCGCCTGGATATCCTCATTATTATCTGTGAATAAATATTTGAAGATGAAAACCGATAATCTTTATACTTAA
- the queA gene encoding tRNA preQ1(34) S-adenosylmethionine ribosyltransferase-isomerase QueA, whose product MKLSQYKYNLPDELIAKFPADKRDESKLMVVNRATGKIEHKVFRDIIDYFEEGDVFVVNNTKVFPARLYGNKEKTGAEIEVFLLRELNREQRLWDVLVDPARKIRIGNKLYFGDDDETLVAEVIDNTTSRGRTLRFLFDGDYDEFKKTLFKLGETPLPKFIKRAVQPEDRDRYQTIFAKHEGAVAAPTAGLHFSRELLKRLEIKGAHFAEITLHVGLGNFRTVDVEDLTKHKMDSERIIISEDAANIVNEAKDARKQVCAVGTTVLRTLESSVSTAGHLKPYDGWTNKFIFPPYEFSVPSRMISNFHLPLSTLLMMVSAFAGYELLFESYKIAIKEKYHFGTYGDAMLIL is encoded by the coding sequence ATGAAACTTTCACAATATAAATACAATCTGCCTGACGAACTCATAGCGAAATTTCCTGCAGATAAAAGGGATGAATCCAAGCTTATGGTCGTTAACAGGGCTACAGGAAAAATTGAGCACAAGGTTTTCAGGGATATAATCGATTATTTTGAAGAAGGTGATGTTTTTGTAGTGAATAACACCAAGGTCTTTCCCGCCCGCTTATATGGGAATAAAGAAAAAACCGGTGCTGAAATTGAAGTATTCCTGCTTCGGGAATTGAACCGGGAACAAAGACTTTGGGATGTCCTTGTTGATCCGGCCAGGAAAATCAGAATCGGTAATAAGTTATACTTTGGCGATGACGATGAAACCCTGGTAGCTGAAGTTATTGATAACACCACATCACGTGGCAGAACGCTCCGTTTTCTTTTTGACGGGGATTATGACGAGTTCAAGAAGACTCTCTTCAAACTGGGTGAAACTCCACTCCCAAAATTCATTAAAAGAGCGGTTCAGCCTGAGGACAGGGACAGGTATCAGACCATATTCGCCAAACACGAAGGTGCTGTAGCCGCTCCAACTGCTGGTCTTCATTTCAGCCGTGAATTGCTGAAAAGGTTGGAAATTAAGGGCGCTCACTTCGCCGAAATTACACTTCATGTTGGATTGGGTAATTTCCGGACTGTTGATGTGGAGGATCTGACCAAGCATAAAATGGATTCCGAAAGAATCATTATAAGTGAAGACGCTGCCAATATTGTGAATGAAGCCAAGGACGCACGCAAGCAGGTTTGTGCAGTTGGCACCACTGTATTGAGAACTCTTGAAAGTTCAGTTTCAACAGCCGGACATCTTAAACCTTATGACGGGTGGACGAATAAATTCATATTTCCTCCTTATGAATTCAGCGTTCCGTCGCGAATGATATCCAATTTTCACCTTCCCTTGTCTACCCTGCTTATGATGGTTTCAGCCTTTGCCGGGTATGAGCTTCTGTTTGAATCCTATAAAATTGCCATAAAGGAAAAATACCATTTCGGCACCTATGGTGATGCCATGCTGATCCTCTAA
- a CDS encoding branched-chain amino acid aminotransferase — protein sequence MNSLDWKNLSFGYVKTDYNVRCYYKDGKWSEPEVTDSEYINLHMAATCLHYGQEAFEGLKAFTGKDGRIRIFRCEANAKRMWDTAAGIQMAQVPQELFKKVVTMAVSHNKKYVPPYGTGASLYIRPLLIGSGAEVGVKPAKEYTFIVFVTPVGPYFKEGFKPVDIMVCRGYDRAAPLGTGCYKVGGNYAASLASLELAHHQGYSTTLYLDPKEKKYIDEAGPANFFGIRNNTFVTPESKSILPSITNMSLQQLCLDMGYKVEKRQIPIDELSDFEEVGACGTAAVITPIRKIVDPDTNRIYEYCCDGQPGPISKKLYNKLIAIQTGDEPDVHGWVYNID from the coding sequence ATGAATAGCTTGGACTGGAAAAATCTGTCTTTCGGTTACGTAAAAACCGACTATAATGTTCGGTGTTATTATAAAGACGGCAAATGGAGTGAACCAGAGGTCACTGATTCCGAATATATAAATCTTCATATGGCGGCTACCTGTCTGCATTACGGACAGGAGGCTTTTGAGGGACTAAAGGCATTTACGGGCAAAGACGGCCGTATTCGGATTTTCAGATGTGAGGCCAATGCAAAACGCATGTGGGATACCGCAGCTGGTATACAAATGGCCCAGGTTCCGCAGGAACTTTTTAAAAAGGTCGTCACTATGGCTGTTAGTCACAATAAAAAGTATGTTCCCCCTTATGGCACGGGTGCATCCCTTTATATCCGTCCGCTGCTGATTGGCTCCGGAGCTGAAGTAGGTGTTAAGCCTGCTAAAGAATATACTTTTATTGTTTTTGTGACTCCGGTTGGACCTTATTTTAAAGAAGGGTTTAAACCAGTTGATATTATGGTTTGTCGCGGTTACGACCGTGCAGCACCGCTTGGAACAGGATGTTACAAAGTAGGCGGTAATTATGCAGCCAGCCTTGCATCGCTTGAGCTTGCCCATCACCAGGGATATTCCACCACCCTCTATCTTGATCCGAAGGAAAAAAAATATATTGATGAAGCCGGTCCTGCTAACTTTTTTGGCATCCGTAACAACACCTTTGTAACGCCGGAATCGAAATCGATTCTTCCTTCGATAACCAATATGAGCCTTCAGCAACTTTGCCTGGATATGGGATACAAGGTTGAAAAACGGCAGATTCCGATCGATGAATTATCAGATTTTGAAGAAGTAGGTGCCTGTGGCACCGCAGCCGTGATAACTCCCATCCGCAAAATAGTTGACCCTGATACAAACAGAATTTATGAATACTGCTGTGACGGTCAACCGGGTCCTATAAGCAAAAAATTATATAATAAGCTTATCGCAATACAAACCGGTGATGAACCGGATGTTCACGGATGGGTATATAATATAGATTGA
- a CDS encoding translation initiation factor encodes MVAKKRDGIVYSTDPNFKYPDDSHKEEKETLPPSQQMLYVWLESKGRNGKTVTLVKGFAGKEDDLDELAGKLKRYCGTGGSVKDGEIIIQGDFRNKVLTFLTDKGFKCKKAGG; translated from the coding sequence ATGGTTGCCAAAAAACGGGATGGTATCGTGTATTCGACTGACCCGAACTTCAAGTATCCGGATGATTCACATAAAGAGGAAAAGGAAACACTTCCTCCTTCACAGCAAATGCTTTATGTATGGCTCGAATCAAAGGGAAGAAACGGTAAAACGGTCACGCTGGTAAAGGGATTCGCAGGAAAGGAAGATGATCTCGATGAATTAGCAGGAAAATTAAAAAGATATTGCGGGACCGGAGGTTCCGTAAAAGACGGTGAAATCATTATCCAGGGTGATTTCAGAAATAAAGTCCTGACCTTTCTTACAGATAAAGGATTTAAATGCAAAAAGGCGGGCGGATAA
- the truB gene encoding tRNA pseudouridine(55) synthase TruB: MSISSGANPENIGKIGEDFLNGRVLLFNKPLYWTSFDLVNKIKAILRYRLDLKKIKIGHAGTLDPLATGLMIVCTGKETRNIEKYQNQSKEYNACITLGATTPSYDLETDINARFPVEHITKSLVETTLDTFKGIQPQVPPDFSARFVNGKRAYTLARSGKVLELDPKEISIYDITLISCTMPSIEITVSCSKGTYIRALARDIGIRLQSGAYLSGLVRTRIGEFLLKDSMNIEEFERNFVFL; the protein is encoded by the coding sequence ATGTCAATTTCATCCGGAGCAAATCCTGAAAATATTGGTAAAATCGGTGAGGATTTTCTAAATGGAAGAGTGCTTCTGTTTAATAAACCATTGTATTGGACTTCCTTCGATTTAGTGAATAAAATTAAAGCTATCCTCAGATACAGGTTGGATTTAAAAAAAATAAAAATCGGTCATGCCGGTACCCTTGATCCTCTTGCCACAGGATTAATGATAGTTTGCACAGGGAAAGAAACAAGGAATATTGAAAAATACCAGAATCAGTCAAAGGAATACAATGCCTGCATAACGCTCGGCGCCACTACTCCTTCGTATGATCTTGAAACCGATATCAATGCACGATTCCCTGTTGAACATATTACAAAGTCACTTGTTGAAACCACGCTGGATACATTTAAAGGAATTCAACCACAGGTGCCTCCGGATTTCTCAGCCCGGTTTGTAAACGGGAAAAGAGCTTATACACTGGCCCGAAGCGGTAAAGTACTTGAATTGGATCCGAAAGAAATTTCAATTTATGATATCACACTTATATCCTGCACAATGCCTTCAATAGAAATAACCGTAAGTTGCAGCAAAGGTACTTATATCAGGGCATTGGCCAGGGATATAGGAATCAGATTACAGTCGGGAGCCTACCTTTCGGGTCTCGTGCGGACCCGTATTGGTGAATTTTTATTGAAGGATTCAATGAATATTGAAGAATTTGAAAGAAATTTTGTTTTTTTGTAA
- the pbpC gene encoding penicillin-binding protein 1C: protein MIFRNWSYKKGFILSLIVVIIYLITVPRCRFSDPLSTVIYDRNGILLGARVAKDGQWRFPAADSVPEKIQKATLAFEDRYFYYHPGINPVSLFHALIANIRARHVVRGGSTLTMQVIRIYRNGKARTVKEKLIEMIMATRLELGRSKSGILQLYTSYAPYGGNVVGMEAAAWRYFGTSGADLTWAQAATLAVLPNSPSLVNPGKNRLVLKSKRDRLLNRLYKLKWIDSGTLQSSLAEDIPEKPLAMPSSAPHLLNRVYSLTPGSLANTTISEKLQQQVTDIVQIHHRQLQYNEIHNAAAIVIEVETGEILAYVGNCDYPFEKGHSNDVDIITSARSTGSLLKPLLFAAMIDDGKLLPQSLVSDIPINLGGFSPQNFDGQFEGAVTASRALSRSLNVPAVEMLKTFGVERFHHLLRKLGMRTIKKPADYYGLSLILGGAEGTLEEMANIYASLSRVLNHYGETGKYYAGDFHPASYIKNEVYTKQDALAEPEIFNSSSIWCAYQAMIEVNRPEAETGWQYFNSSKKIAWKTGTSFGYRDGWAIGTSTKYVVGVWMGNADGEGRPGLTGIAAAAPVMFDIFGLLQDAPWFKAPLDEMVPGIVCRQSGYLAGPNCPDPDTVKIPVTGIRSAVCPYHRLVHLTNDFQFQVSSNCYPVDSMKHTGWFVLPPVEEWYFKKHHADYKRLPSFKPGCEMAGQRTMDLIYPRETVKIFIPRGLKGEKGRVVFEAVHTDPDAVIYWHLDDQFIRETKYIHQVELLPAPGKHRLVLVDSKGQELVRKFEVVEP, encoded by the coding sequence ATGATTTTCAGAAACTGGTCCTATAAAAAGGGATTCATACTCTCTTTGATAGTAGTTATCATTTATTTAATCACAGTGCCTCGTTGCCGTTTCAGTGATCCGCTGTCGACTGTGATTTATGACCGGAATGGTATACTTCTGGGAGCCAGGGTTGCCAAAGACGGACAATGGAGATTTCCCGCAGCCGATTCTGTTCCGGAAAAAATACAAAAAGCCACATTGGCATTTGAGGACCGTTATTTTTATTATCATCCCGGTATTAATCCTGTTTCATTGTTTCATGCCCTGATTGCGAATATCAGGGCACGACACGTTGTAAGAGGAGGAAGTACTCTTACAATGCAGGTTATCCGGATATACAGGAACGGAAAAGCAAGGACCGTCAAAGAGAAATTAATTGAAATGATAATGGCAACCCGACTTGAATTGGGAAGATCCAAATCGGGAATACTGCAGTTGTATACCTCTTATGCGCCTTACGGAGGTAATGTAGTTGGAATGGAGGCGGCAGCATGGAGATACTTCGGAACTTCTGGCGCTGACCTTACCTGGGCACAGGCTGCCACACTTGCTGTATTACCGAATTCTCCCTCGCTTGTAAATCCCGGGAAAAACAGGCTGGTTTTAAAAAGTAAAAGAGACAGGCTATTAAACCGGCTTTATAAACTTAAGTGGATCGATAGCGGAACGTTACAATCTTCACTTGCTGAAGATATTCCTGAGAAACCCCTTGCAATGCCTTCATCAGCGCCACATTTGTTAAACCGTGTTTATTCTCTTACCCCCGGAAGTTTGGCAAATACGACTATCAGTGAAAAGCTCCAGCAGCAGGTAACCGATATAGTGCAGATTCATCACCGGCAATTACAATACAATGAAATCCATAATGCAGCAGCAATCGTCATTGAAGTTGAAACCGGTGAAATACTGGCATATGTGGGAAATTGCGATTATCCATTTGAAAAAGGACATTCCAATGATGTGGACATAATCACGTCTGCACGAAGTACAGGAAGTCTTCTCAAGCCCCTTTTGTTTGCCGCTATGATTGACGACGGAAAACTGCTTCCACAGAGCCTTGTTTCGGATATCCCCATTAACCTTGGAGGTTTTTCGCCGCAGAATTTCGACGGCCAGTTTGAAGGAGCGGTAACCGCTTCAAGGGCACTTTCCAGGTCACTCAATGTACCTGCTGTTGAAATGCTGAAAACTTTCGGAGTGGAGCGTTTTCATCATTTGTTAAGAAAGCTTGGGATGAGAACCATTAAGAAGCCGGCTGACTATTATGGATTATCACTAATCCTGGGCGGAGCAGAAGGAACTCTTGAGGAAATGGCAAATATATACGCCTCTTTAAGCAGGGTTCTTAACCATTACGGTGAAACCGGAAAATATTATGCAGGCGATTTTCACCCGGCCAGTTACATTAAAAACGAAGTTTATACAAAACAGGATGCACTGGCAGAACCTGAAATATTTAATTCTTCTTCAATATGGTGTGCTTACCAGGCTATGATTGAAGTAAACCGGCCTGAAGCGGAAACAGGGTGGCAATACTTTAATTCATCAAAAAAAATAGCATGGAAGACCGGTACAAGTTTTGGTTACCGCGATGGCTGGGCAATTGGTACATCTACAAAATACGTAGTGGGTGTTTGGATGGGCAATGCAGACGGTGAAGGCCGGCCCGGGTTAACCGGCATTGCAGCAGCCGCACCTGTGATGTTTGATATCTTCGGACTGCTTCAGGATGCGCCATGGTTCAAGGCTCCGCTTGATGAAATGGTTCCGGGGATTGTGTGCAGGCAGAGCGGATACCTTGCCGGACCAAACTGCCCTGATCCCGATACGGTGAAAATTCCGGTTACCGGAATCCGGTCTGCCGTATGTCCTTACCACAGGCTTGTTCATTTAACCAACGATTTTCAGTTCCAGGTCAGCAGCAATTGTTATCCGGTCGACAGTATGAAACACACAGGATGGTTTGTTCTGCCACCGGTTGAGGAATGGTATTTCAAAAAGCACCATGCCGACTATAAACGATTGCCTTCTTTTAAACCAGGTTGTGAAATGGCAGGTCAGCGTACGATGGACCTCATATATCCAAGAGAAACAGTAAAAATTTTCATACCCCGTGGCTTGAAAGGTGAGAAAGGAAGGGTAGTGTTTGAAGCGGTTCATACCGATCCTGATGCAGTAATTTACTGGCACCTGGATGACCAGTTTATCAGGGAAACAAAATATATTCACCAGGTTGAATTGCTCCCGGCGCCTGGAAAACACAGGCTTGTCCTTGTTGACAGCAAGGGACAGGAACTTGTCAGGAAATTTGAGGTGGTTGAACCATAA